AATAAGACTATATCTCTCCATTTTAAGTGACATAATGATTGAATATCAGAAACGGAAAATCTAATTTCTAGGATCCAATTAATCGGTATTGAATCATTTTCACATGTTGGTATGGAATGACAGACTAAGAGAAAGAAAATTACCTCCCATTCAGAAGTAGTGAGAGGAATAGTTGGATCAAGCATTGTAGTCACGACATCCACAAAAGGTACTCCAGCAACAGCCGTCTTGAATAAATCTGGTCTCATATTAAGAACTCCACCAATTAGCAAACCCCCAGCACTTCTTCCATCGATGCAAAGTCTTTCCTTGGAacagaattttttttcaattaaatgttCGGCACTTGCTATAAAATCAGTGAAAGTGTTCTTTTTCTTCAACAGCTTCCCATTCTCATACCACTGCCTCCCCATTTCACCACCTCCACGTATATGAGCTATAGCATATATAAAACCTCGATCTAACAATGAAAGCCTTGATGACTTGAAACTGGGATCTATGCATACCTGTCGAAATTTTGAGgtcaataaaatttagaatttcaAGTAATAAACATTCATGTGCTGCATTGGCCAGTACAAAATCAAAGCAAAGATTTCAAAATTGGCATTGTTATGTgcaatttaattcatataaactGTTGTTACTCTTCATTTACCTCATAAGACCCATAGCCATAAAGTAGTAATGGATCTGATCCATCAAGCTTCACAAGATCTTTTCGGTAAACAAGTGATATGGGAATCAAAGTTCCATCCCTAGCAGGTGCCCACTGCCTTTCAGTGACATATCGTGATGCATCAAAATCTCCGAGAACCTGACAACAATAGGAGGAAAAACTGTCACTATCatcataataaatttttaaataagtctCTAGGATTTAATTTCACAAGACCTGGTGCAAAATTGAACAGCTTGGAATTTAACTGCCCATTGAACTTACCGAGTCAATCTTCTTCAAAACTGAAACGCCAGCCTTCATATCGTAGTCATACACAGAGGGAGGTGTCTTCAATGAGCTATATGAAAATCTTAAAATACTTGACGAAAACTGTGACTCTGAAGCATCCACCGAGTATACTGGATCGATAAAACTAACCACCTGACCACTTTCAAGACTCCTTAGTGGTTCCCCAATAGATGGAAGGtgataaactattatttttggtAGACCATTTTCTCTCTCATATGCAACAAGATGATCACTAAAAAGTTGTATCTCCTGAATTTTCACACTAAAGAAAACTCAATGTAAGGTTTGGTTAGGGTCAAAAAACACACTCCAAAAATTTCCattctttgaatttttattcatGATAACAATTTTCAGAATAAATTAAGGATGCTGATTGTTGAGAGATGATAAGCATCGTCATATGAAAATAATGCAACAGCTAACTAGTTCACTGTACAAACTGCATAGTGTAGATGAAACTTTTAATCCCCAGAGGTAATTGTTATGGCTTTTGAAAATGGAAAACATATCTAGTATAAAAAGTAAGAGCTATTCAAGTTCTAGTAACCCAACATTTTTGGAAAGcatttcattaatatttttcaacacGCAATCTAGTGACCTCACATTCAAAAGCCAAGCACAATGTCATTATAAATTACTCAACATTACGCcgaaaataaaggaaaaagcTAAGCAATGATAAAAAATCTGTGTTACCTTTCTCTGTGGGGAATGAGAACTGTAGTTGAGGAGGTGTTGTTGACAGCACAAGCTACAACCTctgaattgaaaaattgatCACTTCTCCTCTTAATAAAGAAATGATCTCCACGATGGCTGACAGTAGTGTCAATACCATCCACACGTTGTGTAAGAACTTTAAGACCTTCTTCAGGTTTGGAAACATCAAGATAAAAATTGAACCTTGTAGTTTTACTTTCTGATgcaacaaacaaatatttcttgCTCTCGGAAGCTTGAAGGTCGAGAGAAAATGTATCATCCTTTTCCTCGTACAGACAAGTATCTTTTGATTGTTCTGTTCCCAACACATGAAGCCATGCCTGTATCACTTAAGACATTAGCATAACATGAAAAATAAGATAATCCATTTGCACTGAAATAATAAACAATCTAAAACTTATAGACACATGAGGTAAATTATAATGGTTTAAAGGTGAGGCGAAAAACAAAAGGAATTTGGTTATGGCATACAAAACTAATTGTCAAATAAAACCTTATATGTGTGTGTTTGTGTGTCTGTGCCATGTTGAAGCAGGACTTGGGGTTGCATTTGtttcaaacttaaaaaaaaaaaagcaatttaatgatttttggagtctttttttttctttctgaagCTGCTAGTTTTTGGTCTATGAGAAAAGcattaaagaataaaaacaaCTTTGTTAGAGATCTTTGTTTATTTCTGATTTCTTTTTCTTGGAAAATGTTAGTAATTTAGTAGTTTAGTTTTGCCAACCGAACTGCCTATGTGGGACTATTTCTGAATTTGGCTAATTTGTTTTCCTTAAGAAAGCTCAATCCGATAATCAGTCAGAACTTGTGTCTAGCTATGAATTCAGCAGAAAACGTTCAATTTCAGTTGCAGATTGAAACACATTGTAACCCCAAATCTCATCTTCTAGTTTTCCAGCATCTTTATCTGGCAAATTAGCTTCTAATTCAATTTGTTTATCTGGCTAAAATAGCTTCTAATTCAATTTGGCCAGTTTCAGTAACAGATTGAAACACATAGTAACCACAAATCTCATCTTCCTGTTTTAAGGCATCTTTATCTGGCTAAATTAGCATCCCATTCAATTCAGCCAGTTTCACtcctaaaaaaatgaaattgaaacaCTATTCAAGGGCATTGGACATGTGAGAAGTTCATAGGATCATGACTAAGTTGTTTGGACCTATGAGGGGGAAAAATCAATAAAAGCTCTAGTTTAAAGAGTTGATAAGATGGAGGATAGCCTAATAATTTGAGGGAAAGTGAAACCAGGAAAGACTCTTAATGAAACCATGAAAAGCTTTGGcagttgttattgttattgaatAAAGGAGAATATCCCACCTTGTCAGGCCTAAGAATACTATCCATTGTTATATAAACTAGAGCATCATCACCAGCCCATTGAAGGTATGATGTTACACCAACAAGAGGCTCTCCAATTGGAGCTTGAGTCTCAATATCCATGACATAAACGGTATATATTTCATCTCCTTTGGTATCTTCTGCATATGCTACCAACTTGTTATTTGGGCTAACCtgaaaaataatacattttaaaataaaataaaagcaggTTGGAAATTAGgaaacaaaacagaaaaaagcaaaataaaaatgccATGATAATGAAACAATCTATAATAACCTTAAAAGAACCAATACGGTAGTATGCATGTTGTTGTGCCTTGATATTCTCATCCAAAATAACATGCTCACGAGGAGCTTCAGGTCCTGTGGGCATGATGTCATGAACAGATGGAAACTTTTGGTTATCGGGTATAAGGCGCCTACAACGTTGAACATACTCTTTACCTTCCAAAGTTTTTGTATAGTAGTAATAAGGCCCTTTGCGTAAGGGTGCAGAGACATCCTCCTCCTTTATCCTTCCTCTTATCTCGGCAAATAGCTTATCTTCAATTTTCTTGGTtcctaaaaatttataaaatgtgaATAATATTCTCaagtaatttgaaaaaatttcctCAAAAGCCTGCTTAAGTTTGTGTATTAGATATAGCAGTAAGATTTCCAAGTCAGCACCTTATAGTCACTGAGCCTTCACCCTTTGCACAATCAaccaatgttttaaaaatcaaattgaacATCAAACCAGGACATGGTTCAATTGCCTTAAACTGCTTGAACCCGGACAGATCTGCAATCGAACCACCAAAATAACTAAACCGTGGTAAAGGCTGGTTCAAGGTTCAACCAATTTAACAGTTCGATTTTTGAAACACTTCCATGAACCCTCTCCAGACTTGGTTTGTACGCAGACACAGCCTTTGTGACTGTACGCAGTCACACAATCTCGGTCATCAAATCAATATCAGAATTtttgtttacaaaaaaaaaatcaaaatttacatttaaatcTGTTTGGCTGTCTTTACTTAGTGTTTACTTAACAATGTCATATTTCATAAATAATTCGGAATCCAGAACCATTTCAAACCAGTGCggaatacattaaaattaaaactggTTATGTTCTTGAAGctaaaccagttcggttcagaGTTTGAAACCGGTGCACTGAATTAAGTAAATGCACTTTTCACAGTGTTGCTTACAGTGTCCCACCACAATCCCTATCATAGTATTattatctaaatttataaaataaaaatccaataataataataataaataaataaataataataatgcacTGAAAACGATAGAAGATAAGATAATGAATGAGATAGGATTGGTACCTGACATGACGGAATCGGTGTAGGCATTTTCCTGGGCGAGGTAAGAGAGTACATCGGGATCGGAGCGGGAATCATCTCGGAGCCAATAGTAGTTATCGATCCTCACATCGCCGAACAGCTCCATAGTGTGATCTACCTTCTTCGCCATTGGAGGAAGCGGAGACTGAGAGAGCGGCGGAGAACTCATTGGACGGCGGCGGTGGTAGTGGTGAGAGAGTGCGATGGAAGGAAGAGAAAGAGTGGAGGAGAGGAGGAGGGAGACAGTTAGAGGAACGACGAAAATGCGACCAATGTTTAAGCCAAGATTTTGATATACCattattttattgttctttatttggtttcaaatttttttcaagtaATTGCCTTTTTTTCCACCTAAAAAATTATGACATGGTACGTAATTTATATGATgcaataaatatgattttttcaGTAGTCTTGATGCTTGAAGATGGAGAAAAGAGAGGTTaagttcaaaataaaataaaaaaatatgtaatttatatGATCTTTTCCGTACTCTTGATGCTtgaagagggagaaaagagggGTTaagttcaaataaaattaaaaaaagagggGTTACTCTGTCTGTCCAGCACTATTTAATTGTATTATTGAATATTGCATTGTGCTCCACTTGTTGTTCTATACTATGTCTGCACCAGA
The genomic region above belongs to Cicer arietinum cultivar CDC Frontier isolate Library 1 chromosome 4, Cicar.CDCFrontier_v2.0, whole genome shotgun sequence and contains:
- the LOC101496531 gene encoding uncharacterized protein, with the translated sequence MVYQNLGLNIGRIFVVPLTVSLLLSSTLSLPSIALSHHYHRRRPMSSPPLSQSPLPPMAKKVDHTMELFGDVRIDNYYWLRDDSRSDPDVLSYLAQENAYTDSVMSGTKKIEDKLFAEIRGRIKEEDVSAPLRKGPYYYYTKTLEGKEYVQRCRRLIPDNQKFPSVHDIMPTGPEAPREHVILDENIKAQQHAYYRIGSFKVSPNNKLVAYAEDTKGDEIYTVYVMDIETQAPIGEPLVGVTSYLQWAGDDALVYITMDSILRPDKAWLHVLGTEQSKDTCLYEEKDDTFSLDLQASESKKYLFVASESKTTRFNFYLDVSKPEEGLKVLTQRVDGIDTTVSHRGDHFFIKRRSDQFFNSEVVACAVNNTSSTTVLIPHRESVKIQEIQLFSDHLVAYERENGLPKIIVYHLPSIGEPLRSLESGQVVSFIDPVYSVDASESQFSSSILRFSYSSLKTPPSVYDYDMKAGVSVLKKIDSVLGDFDASRYVTERQWAPARDGTLIPISLVYRKDLVKLDGSDPLLLYGYGSYEVCIDPSFKSSRLSLLDRGFIYAIAHIRGGGEMGRQWYENGKLLKKKNTFTDFIASAEHLIEKKFCSKERLCIDGRSAGGLLIGGVLNMRPDLFKTAVAGVPFVDVVTTMLDPTIPLTTSEWEEWGDPRKEEFYFYMKSYSPVDNVKAQDYPHILVTAGLNDPRVLYSEPAKFVAKLRDMKTDDNLLLFKCELGAGHFSKSGRFEKLQEDAFIYTFFLKTLNMTSQLESS